The genome window GCCGATTACTACGCACAGTCAGCTGTGAAGTATGCGGGGAATACAAGCACCGGGCTGAGTCAGATATTGACGCAGAAGTACCTGGCGTTTTTCCAGCAATCGGGTCTGGAAGCGTTTTACAACCAGCGCCGGACGGGTGTGCCCACGTTTATGGTCGGGCCCGGTACGGGGAACAGCACCCGGATTCCGCTCCGGTGGCAGTACCCATCCACAGAACGTTCCTACAATGCCGCCAACAACACGGCGGCCATTGCCAGCCAGTACGGTGGTAATGACGATATCAATGCCGCGATGTGGGTACTAAAATAATTCACTAACTTCAGGCTGATCTAGACCTACAAGCGATTAAAAAACCTTGTAGGTCTTTCTTTTTTCGATAAAGTAATGCGACTACTCGGCTTATTAATTGGCGTTTTTCTGAGCTGCTCCACCCTGGCCCAACCCGCTCAGAATCTGATTCTTGTCACGCTGGATGGTGTGCGCTGGCAGGAGATCTTCAACGGGGCCGACTCGACGCTTCTGTTCGATCCGGTTTTTAGCCGCGATACGGCCAGCGCCCGTAAACAGTTTTGGGCCAGCAACCCGGTTGAACGCCGGAAGCGGCTCACGCCCTTTCTGTGGAATACCGTAGGGCAGCAGGGACAACTGTACGGGAACCGCCAGCTGGGGAGTCGCCTGAATGTCTCGAATCCGCACTGGTTCAGTTATCCGGGGTACAACGAAATTCTGAGTGGGTATGCCGATGACCGGATCAAGTCGAACGACAAGATCGATAATCCCAACGTCACGGTGCTGGAGTTTCTGAATCAGCAACCCGGCTTTACCGGGAAAGTGGCCGTATTTTCGTCGTGGGACGTGATCGAAGCGGCTGTCAACGAAAAGCGAAGCGGTATTTTCGCGAGTTCAGCTAACGAAACCATCCCGCTTTGTACGGCTCCTGATTCGTTGCTGAGCGACCTGACGACGCTGTATCCGCGCGAATTTGGTGACGGTGTTCGGGCCGATTTTCTGACGTACTTCACGGCCCGGCAATACGTTAAGCAAAACCAGCCGCGCGTGCTTTTTTTATCGTTCGACGAGACCGATGATCTCGCCCATGCCGGGCGTTATCTGGATCACCTGCGTATGGTGCAGTCCATCGATAACTACCTGTCCGATTTATGGAAGTTAGTGCAAACGATGCCCCAGTACGCCGGAAAAACGGCACTATTGATCACGACGGATCACGGGCGGGGGCATACCCCCAAAGCCCGCTGGAAAGACCACGGCACAAAAACAGCTGATTCGTATCAACTCTGGATGGCGGCCATGGGTCCCGGCGTTGCCGCTACGGGCGAACAGAAAAACGGGCCGGTTCTCTTCCAGAATCAGCTGGCCGCCACAATGGCACAACTGCTGGGTTTTACTTTCAAAAGCGATCATCCCGTTGGTGCACCGATCGAAACAATTAATCGTGCCCGTTGACTGGGATGGATTCATACGCCGTATCTTGGAGATACGGCGTATGAATCCATCCCAGTCAACGGGTAATCCCAAACGCTACTTATCTTGCGTCGATTTTAGAAAGCAAATAGATTCTGACCCCCGTATCCCGCAAAACCTATGACTATTGCTGCCCTTTTTGCCCAGAGTGGTAATGACGATTATTACGGAGAGCCAATAACGCAACTCGAACATGCGTTACAGTGCGCACAAATGGCCGAGCAGGCTGGTGCCGACGCGGACACGGTTGCTGCTGCGTTTTTGCACGATATCGGTCATCTGTTACCCGAAGAACTGGTGAAGACGGGTTATATGGATGGCTACGGTACCATCGATCATGAACGGCTCGGTGCCGATTATCTGCGGGAGTTAGGGTACTCGGAGAAAGTAGCGCAACTGATCGAAAATCACGTAAATGCCAAACGCTATCTGGTCTTCAAAAACCCGAAATACTTCGCCCGTTTGTCAGAGGCCAGTTTAAAAACGCTGGCGTTTCAGGGTGGGCCAATGTCGGAAGAAGAAGCAACGGCGTTTGAAGCCAACCCGTATTTTAAAGGAATTCTTCAGCTTCGGGTGTGGGATGAACAGGCCAAGATACCCGGCCTGTCGACGCCAACGGCCGATTACTATATCGCCCTCTGCGAGCAGCAACGAGCAAATTGATCGCGTGACCTGGCATTTTTACGAATGGCGTAGACACCGGTATCAAGTAGTTCATGAGTTTATCGTCTGAAGTTCGTAGTTTACTGTCTGGAATCTACCCACCGATAGTAACCGATATCACCTACCTCGACCATCAATGCGTTTTCTTCGAAATCCTACCGCCTTTGTGCTCTTTGGCGCAACAGCCGCTTTTTGCTCCTACGCCTGCATGTATGCTTTCCGTCGGGGCATAACCGCCGTTACGTTCGAAGGCATGGCTTTCGCCGGTATCAGCTACAAAATATGGCTGGTTACGGCGCAGGTGTTTGGCTATGCGGTATCGAAAGGAATTGGTGTGAAAGTTGTGTCGGAGATGTCACCGGGACGTCGGACCATCAATATTCTGATTTTTGTTGCCATTGCCCTGCTTGCGTTGTTGGGATTTGCTCTCGTTCCGGCTCCCTGGAATATCGTTTTTCTGTTCCTGAACGGTTTGCCGTTGGGCATGGTCTACGGCACCATGATCGGGTTCCTGGAAGGTCGGCGTCAGACCGATGCGCTCGTCGCTGGTCTGACGGCTTCGTTCATTTTTGCGTCGGGCTTTGTCAAAACGATCGCGTTGACCATCAAAGCGGACTGGGGCGTATCCGAGTTTTGGCTGCCGTTCGTAACGGGTGCTTTATTTGTTTTGCCCATGCTGGTGTCGGTATACGCGTTGACCCTGCTTCCGCCACCGACGGATGAAGACCGCGCCCTGCGTACCGAACGGAAACCAATGGACTCGGCGGAGCGGCAGGCCTTTGTGCGAAGTTTCCGACCGGGACTGGTGCTACTCATTGCATCGTACGTATTGCTATCTGCCTTTCGCGACTTCCGCGATAACTTCGGTCCTGAGATCTTGAAAAGTGCGGGGGTAGACAATCCGGGTATTTTTGCCAAAACCGAAACGATGGTTGCCGTTGGCATTCTGATCGTGATGGCATTGCTTCAGCAGGTTACCAACAACTTCAAGGCGTTTGCTTTGTTGAATGGGCTGATGCTGTTGGGTGGGGCACTGGTTGGTCTGAGTACGTACGCTTACTCGACCGGATTGCTGTCGCCCGGTAACTGGTTCCTGCTGACGGGTTTGGGCTTGTACATGGCGTATGTCCCCTGCAACGGATTGTATTTCGAACGACTCATCGCCACGTTCCGGTACGTGAGCACGGTTGGCTTCATCATCACCCTGGCCGACTGGTATGGCTATCTGGGCAGCGTAGGCGTATTGCTGTACAAGAATTTTGGTCACGGCTCGATCAGTTACCGCGAGTTTTTCATCAACGGGGCCTACATCATGTCTGTGTTTTATAGTTTGCTGGTGGTTAGCTCGTTTGCCTATTTCCGAAGACGGTTTCAGAAAGAAGAAAAACGGGTCGCCGTCCCTGAATTCTAGCTGCAACTAAGTGATTGGAGGACGGGTTTATTCCCTAATTACCCAATTAACCCGTAAGCAGCGGGTAAACCATGAAACGTGTCCTTATTTTAACGGGCCTGAGCGGCAGTGGTAAAACCACGTTTGCCCGCCGGTTCTGCGCTGAAAACCCAAACTGGTTACGAGTCAATCGTGATGATCTCCGACGGGGTTTGTTGTCCGTATCGCTTGGTGAGTACTGGCAAACGTGGTCTGATCAGGAGAAGAATCGCATCGAGCAACTCGTCAACGAGTTACAGAAAACAGCCATTCTGGAAGGACTCATGCAGGGCTGGCACGTGCTGATCGACAATACAAATCTAAAACTAAGTTACGTCAATGACTTCCGGCGGTTGTTGGCCAATCGGTTCGATGACGTCGAAATACGGTATACGCTGATTGATGCACCCCTGGAGGAATGTATCCGGCGCGATCAGAATCGCCCTGACTCGGTAGGGGAGGCCGTGATCCGGCGGCAGGCCGAACAACTTACCGCGCTGAAGCGCAAATTCAGATTTCAGACCGAACTACTGACGCGAAATCCTGCTTTTCAGCGCGCACAGAACCCATCGCTGCCCCCTTGCGTACTGGTCGATATTGATGGGACCGTAGCCGAACGAGGCGACCGATCGCCGTACGACTGGCACCGGGTCGGCATTGACCGGCCTAAGTGGCCCATCATCCGGCTGGTTCAGGCATTGCAGGCATCGGGCTACGCCATCGTGTTCCTCTCCGGTCGGGATGCGGTCTGCCGACCCGAAACAATTTCCTGGCTCAAGCAATATGTTGGCTGGGAAGCGACTGACTATCGCTTGTTCATGCGCCCTGCAAACGACAATCGAAAGGACTCGCTCATCAAACAGGAGTTGTACGAACAGCACATCGCCGGTCAGTATTACGTCGAACTCGTCGTGGACGATCGACAGCAGGTTGTGGATATGTGGCGACGGACGCTGGGCCTGACGTGCGTACAGGTAGACGACGGGGATTTTTGAGGAAAATTACTGAGCATCCTGTTGCTCATTCTGCTTCGCCCGGACTAACGACATGATTCGAGTCGCCTTTTCAATCTTTCGCGTAAATAGAGTTGAGCTAATCGAACGCTCCTTCAATACGTCATCGACTAGTACCGGATACAGATTGGCTCCCCTGCGTGATTTGGATGTTGTCTTCATAGCTGTTCACGAGTTAAAACGAAGCTACTTTTTACGAATCAGAAAACCTAAATAATCCTGCTGAATTGTAAAGGGTATCACGTCACTAGTTTCTGTTATACCGTCAACGTAAAAATCAGCTGAAATGTCTGACCAGTACTTATAAATTACCCATTTATATATTTGTGTTCGCTGGTCAGTACTGCCTGAAAAAAAAACAGTTGCGTTGGAATGAACAGTCATAAATTCCCGAATGGAGAAGGCAACTGTTGCCAATACTTTTCTGCCGTCGCCATTATCTGAAATAGTTTGGTCATTAATTTGTCCTGTATCAGGATCAAAATCACCGAATCCCAAATTCCAAAAATCAAGGCCCTCGATATAGGTGTACTCGATCCTTTTTACGATTAGACCTTTAGGCCCTTTACTAACAAACTCAAATTGTAGACGGTCACTCGTTGTGCGCACATCGTAATGCGGCTGATTCATCGACGGTGGATTCTGTGCTGCAAAATAGAAAAATAAATTTTTATATACGAAAACAAAGATAGTGTTTATATGAAATTGTTGGCCTGCTATGCGTGGCCGACGGGGATTTTTAGTTTTATACCCGCCCAATCCATTTTACCCCCATCTTTGTTATTCTTGCAGAATCAATCAATCATGCAGCGAACGCGTTAACAAAGACAATCGCTCAACACTCGTCTGAATACATGAAACTTCTAAAAGTAGCCGCTGGTGTTCTGAACCAGACTCCACTTGCCTGGGGCCACAATAAGCAGAATATCATAAATGCCATTGAAGAGGCTCAACGGCAGGAGGTTAGTCTCCTTTGCCTGACGGAACTCTGCATTTCGGGATATGGGTGTGAGGACGCCTTTTATTCGCAAAATACCATCGATCAGTCGATTGCTTCACTGCTGGAAATTGTTGAGCATACCAGCGATATTGCCGTAGCGGTTGGTCTGCCACTCCGTCATAACAACCGCACGTACGATACGGCCTGTCTGATTGTGAACAAGCGGATCATGGGGTTCGCCGTGAAGCAGTACATGGCCAATAACGGCGTTCATTACGAAACCCGCTGGTTCCAGCCCTGGAACCCTTACGTGCGTGATGAGATCAAGATCGGCGAATTTTCGTACCCGTTCGGGGATATCGTCTTCGACTTATCGGGTGTTCGGATTGGGTTCGAGATTTGCGAAGATGCGTGGGTCGCGAACCGACCCGGTCGAATGCTCTACGAACGGGGTATCGACATCATCCTGAATCCGACGGCTAGCCATTTTGCGTTCCTGAAATCGCAGGTACGCGAACGTTTTGTGGTCGATGCGTCGCGGGCGTTCGGGGTTAGTTACATCTACAGCAACATGTTGGGCAATGAAGCGGGCCGGATGATCTATGATGGCGATGCGATGATTGCGTCCAACGGTGAGCTGTTGGTGTCGGGACCGCGCCTGAGCTACGAAGAGTTTCTGATTGTTCCGGCGGTTGTCGATATTGAACTGACCCGCCTGAACCAGACCCAGAGTCGGGGTAATATAGCCCTGGCGTATCCCAACCTGCGCGTGACAGACCGCTTCGACTGGCCCGATGTGACACCTGTCGTGCAACGGGCCGAACTTGAAGCGTGGGAGCGGGGCGGTTACCTCAAAGAAGAAGAATTTGCGCGGGCCGTCTCCCTCGGACTCTTCGATTACCTGCGCAAGAGTCGTTCGCAAGGCTATGTTTTGTCGCTGAGTGGTGGTGCGGATTCGTCGGCCATTGCTGCAACGGTGTTCCTGATGGTGCGGATGGCGGTACAAAACATCGGGCTTAAGGGAGTAAAGAAAAAGCTGCATTATATCACCGCTATTCAGGACTGCAAAACACCCGAGGAAATGGTCGGCAAGCTGCTGACCGTGATGTATCAAGGAACCGAAAACTCGTCGGATGACACCTTTAACTCCGCGAAGGAACTGGCCGACGACATTGGTGCAACGTTCCTGAATATCAATATTAATGGTCTGGTCGAAACGTACCGTGGCCTGATCGAAGGACAATTAGGGCGCACGCTGTCGTGGGATACCGATGATCTGGCCCTGCAAAATATTCAGGCACGGGTGCGGGCTCCGGGTATCTGGATGATAGCAAACATCAATAACGCGCTGTTGCTGAGCACGTCGAATCGTTCCGAAGCCGCTGTTGGGTACGCGACGATGGATGGTGACACGGCGGGTAGCATTAGTCCGATTACGGGTATTGACAAGCATTTTTTGCGGGGCTGGCTGCGCTGGCTTGAAACCACGGGCCTGAACGTTAAAAATGACTCAACACCGGCCGACCGTACCGGTTCTACCAAGGATCAGGCAACCCCCGATGAACTGATTAAGGTTGCTGGTTTACAGGCCGTCAATAACCTGCAACCAACCGCCGAATTGCGTCCGCTGGACAAAAAGCAGACCGACGAAGAGGATCTGATGCCTTATGACGTGTTGAACTCCATTGAAGCGGCTGCTATCCGCGACAAACAACCGCCGGTTGACGTGCTCAAACTGGTAGAAGTGCGGTATGCTGGTTCGTATGATCGCAAGACGTTGCTGATCTGGGTCGAGCGGTTTTTCAAACTCTGGAGCCGCAACCAGTGGAAGCGCGAACGGTACGCACCGTCGTTCCACCTCGATGATCACAACCTCGACCCGCGTTCGTGGTGCCGTTTCCCGATTCTGTCGGGTGGTTTCGAGAAAGAGCTGGCCGAAATGCGCGACTGGGCTGCCGGTCAGGATCGCAACAGCCGGAAGGGCAAAATTGGATTTTAGACTATACATAAACAGGGCTGTGACCAACCATTGTACAAGCGATTTCTGTACAATAGTTGGTCACAGGCACATTAGTAGCAACCTATTCGAGATATATACCTGTGCGCCAACTTTTGCCTGGACTTTTCTTTGCGGCTCTTTGGGCTTCGGCTTCGGTAGCCACCAAATTTGGGGTACAATCGGTTCATCCGCTTATTCTGGCTAACGTCCGGTTTTTTATTGCCGGTGGAGGGATGCTTTTGTTTGCCTACGGCATTCAGCGGAAAAATGCCTGGCCTACGGGCGTAGAATGGCGGCAACTGACCATTTTTGCGCTCCTTAACACAACCATCTACCTCGGAGCATTCGTGTTGGCGCTTAAACAGGTGTCGGCGGGTATCGGTAGTTTATCGACGGCCACGAACCCACTGTTCATTGCGTTGCTGTCGGCGATCTGGCTACGCCGGATGCCACGCTGGAATGAAACGGCTGGCTTGCTGCTGGGTCTGTTGGGCGTAGGGGTGGCCACGTATCCACTCCTGCAAAACAGTTACGCTACTGTCGACGGGTTGCTGATTCTGCTCGGCGGTATGATCTCCGTTTCTGCGGCCACTGTCTATTACGCCAGCATCGAGTGGCGGTTACCCAACCTGGTCATCAATGGCTGGCAGGTACTGATCGGTGGCTTATTGCTACTGCCA of Spirosoma agri contains these proteins:
- a CDS encoding DMT family transporter, translating into MRQLLPGLFFAALWASASVATKFGVQSVHPLILANVRFFIAGGGMLLFAYGIQRKNAWPTGVEWRQLTIFALLNTTIYLGAFVLALKQVSAGIGSLSTATNPLFIALLSAIWLRRMPRWNETAGLLLGLLGVGVATYPLLQNSYATVDGLLILLGGMISVSAATVYYASIEWRLPNLVINGWQVLIGGLLLLPFTFLSAALDSAAFSASHYDLRFWASVFWLIVPVSVAALQLWFYLIWQDPIRASLWLFLCPIFGFAYSYLLMGEPITLYTVSGTALVIGGLYLGRK
- a CDS encoding DUF5690 family protein, which translates into the protein MRFLRNPTAFVLFGATAAFCSYACMYAFRRGITAVTFEGMAFAGISYKIWLVTAQVFGYAVSKGIGVKVVSEMSPGRRTINILIFVAIALLALLGFALVPAPWNIVFLFLNGLPLGMVYGTMIGFLEGRRQTDALVAGLTASFIFASGFVKTIALTIKADWGVSEFWLPFVTGALFVLPMLVSVYALTLLPPPTDEDRALRTERKPMDSAERQAFVRSFRPGLVLLIASYVLLSAFRDFRDNFGPEILKSAGVDNPGIFAKTETMVAVGILIVMALLQQVTNNFKAFALLNGLMLLGGALVGLSTYAYSTGLLSPGNWFLLTGLGLYMAYVPCNGLYFERLIATFRYVSTVGFIITLADWYGYLGSVGVLLYKNFGHGSISYREFFINGAYIMSVFYSLLVVSSFAYFRRRFQKEEKRVAVPEF
- a CDS encoding phosphatase domain-containing protein; protein product: MKRVLILTGLSGSGKTTFARRFCAENPNWLRVNRDDLRRGLLSVSLGEYWQTWSDQEKNRIEQLVNELQKTAILEGLMQGWHVLIDNTNLKLSYVNDFRRLLANRFDDVEIRYTLIDAPLEECIRRDQNRPDSVGEAVIRRQAEQLTALKRKFRFQTELLTRNPAFQRAQNPSLPPCVLVDIDGTVAERGDRSPYDWHRVGIDRPKWPIIRLVQALQASGYAIVFLSGRDAVCRPETISWLKQYVGWEATDYRLFMRPANDNRKDSLIKQELYEQHIAGQYYVELVVDDRQQVVDMWRRTLGLTCVQVDDGDF
- a CDS encoding alkaline phosphatase family protein → MRLLGLLIGVFLSCSTLAQPAQNLILVTLDGVRWQEIFNGADSTLLFDPVFSRDTASARKQFWASNPVERRKRLTPFLWNTVGQQGQLYGNRQLGSRLNVSNPHWFSYPGYNEILSGYADDRIKSNDKIDNPNVTVLEFLNQQPGFTGKVAVFSSWDVIEAAVNEKRSGIFASSANETIPLCTAPDSLLSDLTTLYPREFGDGVRADFLTYFTARQYVKQNQPRVLFLSFDETDDLAHAGRYLDHLRMVQSIDNYLSDLWKLVQTMPQYAGKTALLITTDHGRGHTPKARWKDHGTKTADSYQLWMAAMGPGVAATGEQKNGPVLFQNQLAATMAQLLGFTFKSDHPVGAPIETINRAR
- a CDS encoding DUF6934 family protein — encoded protein: MNQPHYDVRTTSDRLQFEFVSKGPKGLIVKRIEYTYIEGLDFWNLGFGDFDPDTGQINDQTISDNGDGRKVLATVAFSIREFMTVHSNATVFFSGSTDQRTQIYKWVIYKYWSDISADFYVDGITETSDVIPFTIQQDYLGFLIRKK
- the nadE gene encoding NAD(+) synthase, encoding MKLLKVAAGVLNQTPLAWGHNKQNIINAIEEAQRQEVSLLCLTELCISGYGCEDAFYSQNTIDQSIASLLEIVEHTSDIAVAVGLPLRHNNRTYDTACLIVNKRIMGFAVKQYMANNGVHYETRWFQPWNPYVRDEIKIGEFSYPFGDIVFDLSGVRIGFEICEDAWVANRPGRMLYERGIDIILNPTASHFAFLKSQVRERFVVDASRAFGVSYIYSNMLGNEAGRMIYDGDAMIASNGELLVSGPRLSYEEFLIVPAVVDIELTRLNQTQSRGNIALAYPNLRVTDRFDWPDVTPVVQRAELEAWERGGYLKEEEFARAVSLGLFDYLRKSRSQGYVLSLSGGADSSAIAATVFLMVRMAVQNIGLKGVKKKLHYITAIQDCKTPEEMVGKLLTVMYQGTENSSDDTFNSAKELADDIGATFLNININGLVETYRGLIEGQLGRTLSWDTDDLALQNIQARVRAPGIWMIANINNALLLSTSNRSEAAVGYATMDGDTAGSISPITGIDKHFLRGWLRWLETTGLNVKNDSTPADRTGSTKDQATPDELIKVAGLQAVNNLQPTAELRPLDKKQTDEEDLMPYDVLNSIEAAAIRDKQPPVDVLKLVEVRYAGSYDRKTLLIWVERFFKLWSRNQWKRERYAPSFHLDDHNLDPRSWCRFPILSGGFEKELAEMRDWAAGQDRNSRKGKIGF
- a CDS encoding HD domain-containing protein codes for the protein MTIAALFAQSGNDDYYGEPITQLEHALQCAQMAEQAGADADTVAAAFLHDIGHLLPEELVKTGYMDGYGTIDHERLGADYLRELGYSEKVAQLIENHVNAKRYLVFKNPKYFARLSEASLKTLAFQGGPMSEEEATAFEANPYFKGILQLRVWDEQAKIPGLSTPTADYYIALCEQQRAN